The DNA sequence TCCTCGATAACGCCGCTGCCACCTCTGCGTACATCCCTAAATCGGCGCCGTACTCCGATCGTACGACGGCGAAAACCTCCAAAGCGAGGGCGCACCGGTCCTGCCGGAGAAGCTCCTTTAAGGTGGCGACGAGGTCGGCTTTGAGCAATCGGGAGAGCGTAGTGGAGAGGACTTGTTCGAGCTTCGTCGGGTCGGATTTCTCGGCCCGTTTTAGAGATTGAATGGCTTGGATTGCTTCGGTGCTTAGGGTTCTGCCTTTGACTAGCGGTCCTCGGTTGTCCCGAGGACCGCAGCGTACCGGAAGGGAAACGACGACGGTAGCGGTGGCGGAGATCGGAATCGGAATCGGGATTT is a window from the Cucurbita pepo subsp. pepo cultivar mu-cu-16 unplaced genomic scaffold, ASM280686v2 Cp4.1_scaffold002248, whole genome shotgun sequence genome containing:
- the LOC111786650 gene encoding protein THYLAKOID ASSEMBLY 8, chloroplastic-like, encoding MAFSLHSTFLKSQIPIPIPISATATVVVSLPVRCGPRDNRGPLVKGRTLSTEAIQAIQSLKRAEKSDPTKLEQVLSTTLSRLLKADLVATLKELLRQDRCALALEVFAVVRSEYGADLGMYAEVAAALSRNGAAEEIDRLVCDLEDEDRAIQCDDKGLIKLIKAVIGGDRRESTVRIYRMMKRSGWGSTIKADDYTVRVLSKGLRRLGEMEMADEVNMQFQDLVGSF